A single region of the Vicia villosa cultivar HV-30 ecotype Madison, WI linkage group LG4, Vvil1.0, whole genome shotgun sequence genome encodes:
- the LOC131599911 gene encoding uncharacterized protein LOC131599911, whose translation MGNCCAVSTMEWAGDDWGSFSSKHNNSRMNSSKVFDEVHGMSLDNKETHNLLGALRASSDANGKVKIKISKKELAVLLGEKKNQGGGGTGHASAEQVLVGLLNARDHVSHDVHHRTWKPVLQSIPEVN comes from the coding sequence ATGGGAAATTGTTGCGCGGTGTCAACGATGGAATGGGCGGGAGACGATTGGGGTTCATTTTCATCAAAACATAATAACTCTAGGATGAATTCAAGCAAGGTGTTTGACGAAGTTCATGGAATGAGTTTAGACAACAAAGAGACACACAACCTTTTAGGTGCATTAAGAGCTTCTTCTGATGCTAATGGAAAAGTGAAGATTAAGATATCAAAGAAAGAGCTTGCAGTGTTGTTGGGAGAGAAAAAGAACCAAGGTGGTGGAGGAACAGGACATGCTTCAGCTGAACAGGTTTTGGTTGGTTTGTTAAATGCAAGAGATCATGTTAGCCATGATGTTCATCATAGGACATGGAAGCCTGTGTTGCAGAGTATTCCTGAGGTTAATTGA